Within Lolium rigidum isolate FL_2022 chromosome 5, APGP_CSIRO_Lrig_0.1, whole genome shotgun sequence, the genomic segment ACACACATCATAAGGACCTgataattaaaacttgactactataATGAACAACACATCAAGCATGCATGAGACAACCAAATATAATATATGTGAATATTCCTTTATATAATGTGCAATCTGGGCATCTCCCAACAAATTATGTTTGTAGCCAAATGAAACTTCTCAAATATGTAGGATATCATCAAGCTAAGAGGAATGGTAGCATTGAAGCAACAATTGCAAACTCTCCGAACAAGTaacggaaaaaataaaaatagaagcaAATTCTAGCAAGCAAAGAAACACTCTCCCAATTACCTCCGCAAATATGTTAATTTTTGAAATGGTTTAAGTTTTGAATATAGTTGCATGCTGATGGTGAAAAGATAAGAGGTAATGTGAGCAACTTACATCTACATTCCAGACAATCCATGCAAGCTTTCCTAATACCTCAGAATCCATTGACACCAAATCACTTCGAGGAATTGGATGTCCGTAAGTGAGTCTGGACCAAGCTAGCGCTAATTTTAAAGCAGCCCCGAGACAGAGCAGCTAGGAACGGCCAAATTGGCCATTTACATTGAGCTAGGCCTGGCGGAACATAAAGGAGGTACACGACTGCAAGCGTGTGGATGAGTGGGGAACATCGTCTCCTTAAAAAACACATGCCATAAATCTCCTCACTGCTCACTCTCCCCTTTGATCTAACTCGGTTGTTCCTCTACCGCCTCCTTTTTGACGTTGTGGGCATCAATGTTGTGTAGATTCAAACGCCAACCTAACTATTGCCTCGACCGCGACCATCCAACCACGCTGCATCACCACCATCTCTCCCGCCGttagcaaaaccttcattgactcATCAATTCCAGTAATCCCTACTCCTGACCTTACCAAGCTTATGGGACCGTATATCCACATCTAGTAAGTTGGTAAATAGGTTTTGTACATCATGCGCTGTAGATTTGCAACTGTAACCACACTCTTAGGGTTTGATCCATGTATTAGTATGATTACGGTATGATTAGTTCGATTGTTGTTTGATTAGTTGGTTATTGCTTTCTAATATTTTGATATGACTGCTTAGTGTTTCATCTCCTATGGATTTGGGGTAAAGTTAGTGTTTACGGTTAGGTTATCCATTAGACTGATGATTAGTTTTCTTGACGTATGTCTAGAAGAGCCTCAAATTGGTTGCTTCAATTGCATCCCAATTTTTATTGGTCTTCCCACATACCTTGCTTATGTGAGGCACTAGCACACCATTTGTCTATACTGCTATTTTAACACTGCCAATGATTAATATGTGCCACCTTCAAATTCTAGGAATGCCCTATAGTGCCTAGTGTTGTGCACAAATACAATTATTTGTTCATGATTCTTGGTACTAAGGGATCAACCCTTGCGTGGTGTGTGTGTGAACTATGAGGCTTGCTGTTAACTGATTTCTATCAGCCGGTGATTACAATGTGGCACGATTTAGTTCATGACGAAGGATGACATGAAAGTAGTCATGGATCAAGGTTGGAAGGTTCCGCCTTTGCTCACATTTCTAATGATAGCTCACTTCCTCACCTTCAAGTTGGCATGTCCAAATGTGTTCATAGTCGTCATCTTTGACTACTCTTGCCCTATGGCGGTTCAGAAGTGTTTGGATCGCAAACCAGCCCTGGCCATGATCGATGACAGCGAGGAGTAGATGGTTTATATATGTGAGTTGTGATGCTGGTAAGTATTATGGTTCGTAGTTTATGTATGTGTACCCATGGCTGATGACGACGTTGCAAGTATGCGTCCCTACAAGAAAAAGGGCTACTTAGGACGAATTATACACAGACTTGAAATGGAAAGTTCACAGAAGAGAATAAAGCAATTTGGCTACTTTCACTTGAAGCAACCTGGCTACAAACGTTGCCAAAATGACATGCTTGCACTTGCACAAGAAGCAACCGCAGGCTGTGAACAAGCAAGGCTGCGGTGCAGAATGCAGATCCACCGACTGTCGACTGAGCTTTGGTTGAGCCAGTCCATATGGTTTGCTGGTAGCACGTTTCGATCAGGGATCCTCAAAGCGATTACACTAGATAGTGAGAAGAACATAAACCAATAAGCTTTAGCTCCCTCTCAAACACCCAAAGAATGGAAATCAGCTGCCATTTACCTTTCATCCCAACTGCATTCTCCTGTTCCTCTTGCAGCGAAACAGGAGACATTCTGAATCTCTCTCTCGCGCACACACACACTCTTTCGCTCAAATGATTGTCACTTGCCGACAGCTCTCTCCCTTGACACCTCATCGTCAGTCATCCCCATCATAGTAGCCCTGCTACAACTTGTGCTGGATTTTGCTTAGCCCCTCCgcaaaaatttccacaaccaccaCTACCTTTTCCTTTCGGGTCCTCTCCCCCTCGTTGTGAGCCAATATTCCCAAGCtgtcctgctcctcctcgcgGCAGCAATACCTGCAGCTGCAGGCCACCACCAACCACGCCACGCCGTTCCCATATAGCCATCACTCACCCCAAGACATCTTGGGAGCTAGTGTTGTTGGGACACACACCATATCAGTGGCACTtgctctccttctctctctctctctgcagcAGATCGAGAGTGAAGAGTAGAAGGCAATGGCGACTTCCTTCCAGGGAACCACCACCAAGTGCAACGCCTGCGACAAGACGGTGTACCTCGTCGACAAGCTCACCGCCGACAACCGCGTCTACCACAAGGCCTGCTTCAGGTGCCACCACTGCAAGGGCACCCTCAAGGTACTGCTGCTACTCCCCTACCGCCCTTCCTCCAATCCTGTGCCACACTATGTTCAGTTGAGATGCCAGTTCTTGAACTTCTGCAAGAGATTGCTTGGATATGTATATGAAACGATGCGAAGGGGTGACGGTGTTTCTCTGACGCAGCTTGCCAACTACAACTCGTTCGAAGGAGTGCTCTACTGCAGGCCTCACTTTGATCAGCTCTTCAAGAGGACTGGGAGCTTGGACAAGAGCTTTGAAGGTACAGACTGACTCGCCTCATTCATTCCTTTGCAATGCAGAAAGTAATGGGGAAAGCTTGAGCCTGACTAGCacatcctcctctcctctctgaaTTCAGGAACTCCAAAGGTTGTCAAGCCAGAAAGAAATGTTGAGAATGAGGTATGCAGTAAtgtctacaaaaaaaaaaaaaacttgcaaaGCAGACTTCCTTTCCAGTTAATTATAGATCAGTATTGTTCTTCCGAAGATGGTCATAGATGCTAAACCCAGGGATGAACAgccacacaaaacataatatttaACATCTGGGACAGAACAGATACGAACCGATAAGCAGAATATTGGGAAAATATACATCATGTTATTAGCCAGCATTATCGTTCTTTTGTTTCTTTGTCAACTACCACATTTTGATGATGATTACCATGAATGTATTCTTGGCAGAATGCTATTAAAGTCTCGAGCTCATTTGCTGGCACCAGAGAGAAGTGTTTTGGATGCAGCAAGACAGTCTACCCAATTGAGAGGGTATTATTTTGTACTCTTATGCCTCACTAAGTACCtccattattattatttttggaCTACTTTTTAGCTGGACTTTGCTTTACTTGACAACATGTAGCTGGATTTCTGAGTTGTACAACCAATtattgatcttttataagataagTACCTCTTTGGTTTGCATTAATAGCTGTTCTCTGATCATGACACCCACACTAATTCTGCAGGTTACTGTCAATAACACCATGTACCACAAGAGCTGCTTCAAATGCAGCCATGGAGGGTGCACCATCAGCCCTTCAAATTACATCGCACACGAGGGCAAGCTCTTCTGCAGGCACCATCATACTCAGCTGATCAAGGAGAAGGGGAATTTCAGCCAGCTCGAGAACGACCACGAGAAGTCATCTCAAAGTGCAGGGTCAGTGGATGATGAAGAATCAGAGTATTAATCGTTGGGAATGTTCAGATATTTCGAAATAATGAGTCTTCTTGCGGTTGCTCCAGAGCAGTATATCTTTCTGTTGCGGAACTTTTCAGTTTTTTCCAACCCGATCATGTGCATTCAGAGGACAATTATATGATTGTCTTGTACGCATGTAAACCTTGTTATGTTTGAGTGGAGATACAATCCACTACTTGCAAGACGTCTCTGCATAagttcatatacaagcaagacaacTATAAGTTCTTTGTTTTACTATAAGAGAACTGCAAATTCTTGATTTATCATTTGTTTGGAAGTGCTAACGAATACACAATAgcagtaaaaataaataaaaaccgatTTTCTTTTGAAAAGAAGACGACTCTGTAAGCTTATACTTTCTAGAAGGAAGAAATAGGTGTCGCCTAAAAAAAGTACATAGATCTGGGGCACATAAACTAACCAGTACCGAAAGAGACTATACAACAAACTGTAAAAATGGATATAATTTTATGCATGGAAGGTTGAACAAAGCTTTCTAGCAGGTTTGAAGCAAGTAAGGACAGATCATAACGTTGGGAGAATCATGAATATCTTATAAAGAACTCAGGAAGTACTTTTTTCTGCTTAATTAACTGAAGAAGAAACTTTTACTTCGAATGAACTGAAAAAGAAACATGACAAGATACAATGCCAGGGTATGCCATCATCAGCAACGTGAACAATTTAAGACATTCCTGGTACATAGGGTGGCAGGGCGACGCGTCCGCGTGTCCCGcaaagcaagtttttcttctttgcCTTCCTGATTTTTACAGTAAATTGTCCCGCAAACTTGTCCGCGTTGCAACCCTAGTGGTacataatataacaaatgcatccGGCGAGGACTTCACTGGCCACTGTAGATTTTTTCTTCCTTCAATTTCAGAATTTCAGTTACGTCAATGCAATAGGGAATCCTA encodes:
- the LOC124654460 gene encoding LIM domain-containing protein WLIM1-like, with the translated sequence MATSFQGTTTKCNACDKTVYLVDKLTADNRVYHKACFRCHHCKGTLKLANYNSFEGVLYCRPHFDQLFKRTGSLDKSFEGTPKVVKPERNVENENAIKVSSSFAGTREKCFGCSKTVYPIERVTVNNTMYHKSCFKCSHGGCTISPSNYIAHEGKLFCRHHHTQLIKEKGNFSQLENDHEKSSQSAGSVDDEESEY